A segment of the Bacteroidales bacterium WCE2008 genome:
TATATAAATAGCAAAGAAGGCGGCGATAATAATCAATACTATGCCAACCTTCTTTACTAATGGGTTCATAATCTTTGGATTACAAATCGGCAAGAACTCCGACCCCAGCCAGAATGATGATAGCAAGAACATAGACGGCACCAGTGATAAGGCTGATGGTAATCCACGTTTGTGCAGTCTTGTTGCTGGACTCAGACTGATAGTACAGATTTGATTTCATTGAATCATCCGTAGACAGCATTGCGCTATTGTAAAGACTATTTGA
Coding sequences within it:
- a CDS encoding Interferon-induced transmembrane protein, which translates into the protein MEETQATPQTTTQKSSFILPPHSNKMAISIICTLFCCLIGGIIAIVNSSKSNSLYNSAMLSTDDSMKSNLYYQSESSNKTAQTWITISLITGAVYVLAIIILAGVGVLADL